In Juglans microcarpa x Juglans regia isolate MS1-56 chromosome 7D, Jm3101_v1.0, whole genome shotgun sequence, the following are encoded in one genomic region:
- the LOC121238259 gene encoding SHUGOSHIN 2-like isoform X1, protein MAKRSSFGSIMRKKLSDITNSQTQPKLPSQDDKPPTDEAYVEQLLQERTALLKLISERNKTIELSAAELQKLRVSLQKLQLQNWNLAQSNSQMLAELNFGRERIKTLGHALLCKDALLKMKDTELKRKTEVSYEKTASQEGEVAAEQQSLHEANSSGKNSNRNRRRTRRSRSMGPSTAFEKAADKDKVENKRRCMRRQSARFKYHEREPTENLFEIEYAKYPLSQSLENPMHEGPLPLKSLIKKEEEVEISVPRKEAQPPRRSSVGRPLRKAVEKVESYKEAPIKIKMRRTE, encoded by the exons ATGGCGAAGAGGTCGTCTTTTGGAAGCATAATGAGGAAGAAACTATCCGACATTACGAACTCGCAGACGCAACCCAAACTCCCCAGCCAAGACGACAAACCGCCGACAGATGAGGCCTACGTCGAGCAACTCCTCCAG GAGAGAACGGCTTTGCTCAAACTTATCTCCGAGAGGAA TAAAACAATTGAACTCAGTGCAGCTGAGTTGCAGAAACTGCGAGTGAGTCTTCAGAAATTGCAGCTTCAGAATTGGAACCTTGCTCAATCAAATAGCCAGATGTTAGCG GAACTTAATTTTGGAAGAGAAAGg ATAAAAACACTTGGTCATGCGCTTTTATGCAAGGATGCCTTGCTCAAAATGAAGGATACAGAACTGAAG AGAAAAACAGAGGTGAGCTATGAAAAGACTGCCTCTCAG GAAGGAGAGGTGGCTGCAGAGCAACAATCATTGCATGAAGCTAACAGCAGTGGAAAGAATTCTAATCGCAACAGAAGGCGCACCAGAAGAAGTCGAT CTATGGGCCCTTCTACTGCATTTGAAAAGGCTGCAGATAAAGATAAGGTTGAAAATAAAAG GCGTTGTATGAGGAGGCAATCCGCTAGGTTTAAATACCATGAGAGAGAACCCACAGAGAACTTATTTGAGATAGAGTATGCTAAATATCCACTCAGTCAGTCACTTGAAAATCCTATGCATGAAGGTCCTCTCCCATTAAAATCATTAAtcaaaaaggaagaggaagtaGAAATTTCTGTGCCAAGAAAAGAAGCACAACCACCACGAAGATCTTCAGTTGGAAGACCATTACGCAAAGCTGTTGAGAAGGTGGAATCCTACAAGGAAgctcccattaaaattaaaatgcgGAGGACAGAGTGA
- the LOC121238259 gene encoding SHUGOSHIN 2-like isoform X2 — protein sequence MRPTSSNSSSKTIELSAAELQKLRVSLQKLQLQNWNLAQSNSQMLAELNFGRERIKTLGHALLCKDALLKMKDTELKRKTEVSYEKTASQEGEVAAEQQSLHEANSSGKNSNRNRRRTRRSRSMGPSTAFEKAADKDKVENKRRCMRRQSARFKYHEREPTENLFEIEYAKYPLSQSLENPMHEGPLPLKSLIKKEEEVEISVPRKEAQPPRRSSVGRPLRKAVEKVESYKEAPIKIKMRRTE from the exons ATGAGGCCTACGTCGAGCAACTCCTCCAG TAAAACAATTGAACTCAGTGCAGCTGAGTTGCAGAAACTGCGAGTGAGTCTTCAGAAATTGCAGCTTCAGAATTGGAACCTTGCTCAATCAAATAGCCAGATGTTAGCG GAACTTAATTTTGGAAGAGAAAGg ATAAAAACACTTGGTCATGCGCTTTTATGCAAGGATGCCTTGCTCAAAATGAAGGATACAGAACTGAAG AGAAAAACAGAGGTGAGCTATGAAAAGACTGCCTCTCAG GAAGGAGAGGTGGCTGCAGAGCAACAATCATTGCATGAAGCTAACAGCAGTGGAAAGAATTCTAATCGCAACAGAAGGCGCACCAGAAGAAGTCGAT CTATGGGCCCTTCTACTGCATTTGAAAAGGCTGCAGATAAAGATAAGGTTGAAAATAAAAG GCGTTGTATGAGGAGGCAATCCGCTAGGTTTAAATACCATGAGAGAGAACCCACAGAGAACTTATTTGAGATAGAGTATGCTAAATATCCACTCAGTCAGTCACTTGAAAATCCTATGCATGAAGGTCCTCTCCCATTAAAATCATTAAtcaaaaaggaagaggaagtaGAAATTTCTGTGCCAAGAAAAGAAGCACAACCACCACGAAGATCTTCAGTTGGAAGACCATTACGCAAAGCTGTTGAGAAGGTGGAATCCTACAAGGAAgctcccattaaaattaaaatgcgGAGGACAGAGTGA